The proteins below are encoded in one region of Brachyspira intermedia PWS/A:
- a CDS encoding XRE family transcriptional regulator translates to MLKIGDRIREFRKKLNISQEEISKILGTNQKSYSRYENNLTYPPTEILEKLAEVYNFNLHWLITGQGEMFIKNNIDSSENKKYTVNEFKSEYDIDKELENINGEWIAKSSKYILEDSSSMLETGQKNLNLIKVINGDMNSADAIQIPNELKKYEGKLIAIIQKGDDMEPIIRDSSIVLCDTLGFQGAGLYVLKLNNIYMIKRISLKLDNYLLSPDNKLYESFEVPLNSDKLKIGGKVRFVANVFIKNIF, encoded by the coding sequence ATGCTGAAAATAGGTGATAGAATAAGAGAATTTAGAAAAAAGTTGAACATATCTCAAGAAGAAATTTCCAAAATTTTGGGAACTAATCAAAAATCTTACTCTAGGTATGAGAATAATTTGACATATCCTCCTACAGAAATACTAGAAAAATTAGCAGAGGTATACAATTTTAATTTACATTGGCTTATAACAGGTCAGGGAGAGATGTTTATAAAAAATAATATAGATAGTTCCGAAAATAAAAAATATACTGTAAATGAATTTAAATCAGAATATGATATTGATAAGGAATTAGAAAATATAAATGGCGAGTGGATAGCAAAAAGCAGTAAATACATACTTGAGGATAGCAGTTCTATGCTTGAAACAGGACAAAAGAATCTTAATTTAATTAAAGTCATAAATGGAGATATGAATTCAGCGGATGCCATTCAAATACCAAATGAATTAAAAAAATATGAAGGTAAATTAATAGCTATTATTCAAAAAGGCGATGATATGGAGCCGATTATCAGAGATTCATCTATTGTATTATGCGATACTTTAGGTTTTCAAGGTGCTGGCTTGTATGTGTTAAAACTAAATAACATTTATATGATAAAGCGAATATCGTTAAAACTTGATAATTATTTATTATCGCCAGATAATAAATTATATGAAAGTTTTGAAGTACCTCTTAATAGTGATAAATTAAAAATAGGCGGCAAAGTAAGATTTGTTGCCAATGTTTTTATTAAAAATATTTTTT
- a CDS encoding DUF3164 family protein: MDNNFDESKFMKNAQGAFIPIENVKPVDKLRDDLVKNLMSKTKKVQKIIEDHRNICWEDIKAFLEISASEHNVKYGGEKGNITLLSYDGKYKVVIANQDYISFNEKLQIAKDLIDECIRKWAKGADKNLLALVNDAFKVDKQGKISTEKILGLRRLEINDFTWNEAMKAITESITVEDSKRYIRFYERRDKDGKYEHISLSPQSL, from the coding sequence ATGGATAATAATTTTGATGAAAGCAAATTTATGAAAAATGCACAGGGAGCTTTTATTCCTATAGAGAATGTAAAGCCTGTAGATAAGCTTAGAGATGATTTAGTAAAAAATCTTATGTCTAAAACTAAGAAAGTACAAAAAATAATAGAGGATCATAGAAATATATGCTGGGAGGATATAAAAGCATTTTTAGAAATATCAGCTTCAGAGCATAATGTAAAATACGGAGGAGAAAAAGGAAATATTACACTTTTGAGTTATGACGGAAAATATAAAGTAGTTATAGCTAATCAGGACTATATCAGCTTTAATGAGAAACTTCAGATAGCAAAAGATTTGATTGATGAATGCATAAGGAAATGGGCAAAGGGAGCAGATAAAAATTTATTAGCATTAGTAAACGATGCTTTCAAAGTAGATAAGCAGGGAAAAATAAGCACAGAAAAAATATTAGGTTTGAGAAGACTCGAAATAAATGACTTTACTTGGAATGAAGCTATGAAAGCAATAACAGAATCAATTACAGTAGAGGATAGCAAAAGATATATACGTTTTTATGAAAGAAGAGATAAAGACGGAAAATATGAACATATCTCTTTAAGTCCTCAAAGTTTATAA
- a CDS encoding helix-turn-helix domain-containing protein — protein sequence MTEYNSQERICAIIELLAKSFPRALKTKELANILKTKEANISRDIKVFEKFDFISKNENGIRLSRKFASISEEMKRGYDTAIAKLQEEKKEYFN from the coding sequence ATGACAGAATATAATTCACAGGAACGTATTTGTGCAATAATAGAATTACTTGCAAAATCATTTCCTAGAGCATTAAAAACAAAAGAGCTTGCTAATATTTTGAAAACTAAAGAAGCTAATATATCAAGAGATATAAAAGTTTTTGAGAAGTTTGATTTTATAAGCAAGAATGAAAATGGAATAAGACTTTCAAGGAAGTTTGCTTCTATTTCAGAAGAGATGAAGCGTGGTTATGATACTGCGATTGCTAAACTTCAGGAAGAGAAAAAAGAATATTTCAATTAG